Part of the Streptomyces sp. NBC_01264 genome, GGCGCCCCGATCGCCCCGGCCACCCTCGACTTCCTGCGGGCCTGCGGGATCGCGGTCTTCGAGGGCTACGGCATGACGGAGTCCGCCGGGGTCATCAGCCTCAACCACCCGGACGAGGTCCGCTACGGATCGGTGGGCCGCCCGATCGCCGGGTGCGAGGTCCGCATCGCGGAGGACGGGGAGGTCCTGGCCCGGGGGCCGATGATCTTCCCCGGGTACCACGCGAACGACGCGGCGACGGCGGAGGCGCTGGACGGGGAGGGCTGGCTGCACACGGGTGACCTGGGGGAGGTCGACGCGGAGGGGTTCCTCTCCATCACCGGCCGCAAGAAGGAGCTGATCATCACCTCGGCGGGCAAGAACATCACCCCGACGGAGTGGGAGTTCGCCGTACAGCGCTCCCGTTACGTCTCCCGCGCCGTCATGATCGGCGACCGCCGCCCGCACCCGGTGGCCCTGATCACCCTGGACGCGGAGGAGATCGCCGCCTGGGCCGTGCGGGAGTCGGTGAGCCTGGATGCCGGTGCCTCCGGCGACCCCGGTGGTCACCCGGCCGTACGGGCCCTCGTCGCGGAGGCGGTCGAGGCGGCCAACGCCACGGTCTCGCGCCCGGCCCGCGTCCGGGCCTTCCGGGTCCTGCCGGGGGAGTTTGCTGTGGAGGCGGGAACTCTTACCCCGACCCTGAAGCTCCGGCGGAGGGCGGTGGCGGAGCGGTACGCGGGGGAGATCGAGGGGCTGTACGGGTAGGGGGTGTCGGGGTGGGCGGGGGCGTTGACAGGGTCCGGGATCCCCCCGGGGAACGGCCGGGAGGGAGGAGGGGGGAGGAGCGGCCGAGTCACGAATGCGCAGCCCCCTCCGGCCGGTGGGCATCCACGCACGGCCCCGGAGGCGACCGCCGCAGGCTGCCGTCCGGGGCCGGCTTATCGGTTCGGACCTTCCTGCTGGGCCTGCTGCTTAGAGTGAGCCCGTCGACCGGCGGGGGAGTCGGTCAGCGGACGGGGAGAGCCATGGCATTCCGTAAGTTCCTGAGCGCGTTGGGCGTCAGTGCGCCGAGTGTGGAGACGGTCGTCGAGAACCCGCGCGTCGGCCCGGGTGGGACCCTGCGTCTCGTGGTCACCGCCGTGGGTGGCGGCGCCGATGTGGACATCGAGCGGGTGCGGCTGGACGTCGTTGTACGGGCCGAGGATCTTGAGTACAACGACAAGACCGCGTGGGAGCACCCCTACACGGTGGTGACGGTCGACCTCGACGGCTTCCGGCTGCCCGCTGGTGAGACCGTGACGGTTCGCGGTGAGGTCGTGCTGCCGTGGGAGATGCCGCTCACACACGCGCTGGGTGCGCCCATCACGGGCGGACGGGCGGCGGTCCGCACCGAGCTGGAGGTGGACAAGGCGGTGGATCAGGGCGACTTCGACGAGATCGAGGTGCACGCCCTGCCCGCCCAGGACGCGATCCTGCAGGCCTACACGGACCTGGGGTTCCGGCTGCGCGAGGCCGAGGTCAAGATCGGGTTCCTCCCGGAGCTCGCGCCGCGCATGGAGTCCCGGCAGACGGAGAGCTGCTGGCAGGAGATCGACTTCTTCTTCCCGGAGAGCGTGAACTGGGGGCTGGAGGAGCTGGAGACGGTCCTCATCGCCCGTGAGGACTCCCTGGACGCCCACCCGGGAGGCTTCCCGCCAGCCACCTTCGTCTACGACGAGCTGGACCAGCAGGCATGGACGGAGAAGCTGGAGGAGCACGTGCGCGCCCACTGGCAGCCGGCGCACGGCTAGGGGTCATCGTTCGGGAGGGCTTGAGTGTGTGCGGCTCCGGACCCGCTTGTTAGGGGATCAGGGCCGCCACGCCATCGAGGATCCGCTCCAGGCCGAAGTCCAGCGGGCTGCCGCCCTGCGGAGCGAAGGCGCCCGCCGCGATCGCCTCCGTCAGGGCGGGGAAGCGTTCCTCGTGGCGCTTCAGGACTTCGGCCGTCAGCTGTGCCCACTCTTCGTTCGCCGACTCGTCGTGGTCGACGTACTGCTGGGCGACGTTGCGAACATGGCCCACGAGCAGGAGGAACGTGTCGTGCCGCTGGGTGGCTGACAGCCCTGTTCCGGCCAGGGCTGCCAAGGCCGTGTCCAGCCAGCCGAGTTGATGAGGGCCCATGATCTGGCGGCGCATGCCGGTCGCCGTCAGGATCCACGGGTGGCGGCGGTACATCGCCAGGCACTGCCGGGCCCACTCGGTCAGCTGCGGGCGCCAGCCGCCGGGGATGTCGCTGACCGGGACCGGGGGGCCGGCCGCGAGGTCGACCATCAGGTCGAGGAGTTCCGTCTTGCCGGGAACGTACCGGTAGAGCGCCATCGCGGTGACGCCGAATTCCTTGGCCACCCGCGCCAGCGAGACTGCGTCCAGGCCCTCCCTGTCGGCGATCCCGATGGCCGCCTCCGCGATCCGGCCCGCGGTGAGCGAGGGCTTAGGGCCCCGGCTCGGCAGCTCCTGCTCGCCCCAGAGCAGCGCGAAGCTCGCCTTCACGCCGCCCTGCTTCCCGGCCTTCTTCGTGGCCACACACGCCTCCTCCGCCGAACCCGTTGACACCTCACTCTAACTGTTTATAACGTATAGCCAACCGCTTACGGCATATACAGTTTCGCTGGAACGGACACTCAGGGAGTCGTCATGCTTGCCGCCATCGTCGCCACCTCCGCAGCCGCCCTCCTCGCCGCGCCGGCGGCCGGGGTCCTCGGCCACCGCGCCCTCAAGCGCTTCCGTAACGCTTCACTGATGAAGATCGACGCTCCGAACGGCATCGATGAGCAGGGCTTCGTCCTCATCGGCGGCATCGAGCAGTGGATCTCGGTCCGCGGCGAGGACCTGGCCAACCCGGTCATCCTGGAACTGCACGGCGGCCCCGGAGCCTCGACCGCGATCTTCGGGCCGCGCACCAGATCCTGGGAGAAGCACTTCACGATCGTCCGCTGGGACATGCGCGGCGCCCTCAAGACCCTCGGCCGCGGCGGTCCGCAGGGACAGGGCGAGATGACCTTCGACCGGATCCACGCGGACGCGATCGAGGTCACCGACCACGTACGCACCCGCCTCGGCGTCGACAAGATCGTCCTGCTCGGCCATTCCTACGGAAGCGCCTTCGGCCTGCGACTCGCCCGCGAGTTCCCCGAGCGCTATTCCGCCTACGTCGGCACCGACCAGAACATCCACGACGCCGGCCGCGACGACTTCGTACACCAGGCCCTGCTCACCCGCCTGCGCACTGCCGGAAAGCGCAAGGAACTGGCGGCAGTCGGGGCGCTCCACCCCGATGAGCAGCAGTGGACGGCCCGCGAACGCGCGATGCACGCCAAGCTGGTGGCCACCAGCGACCCGCTGACCCTGGACACGATGAAGAAGGTCGTCATGGGGTCCCTGTGGTTCTCGCCGCTGCACTCGTTGCGAGAGCTGGGGCTCTTCGTCAAGGGCATGACCCTCTCGGAGCAGATCACCGAGACCACCGCCGGGTTCGACGACTGGGCGGACGGCACGAAGTTCGAGCTCCCCTTCTTCATCTTCCAGGGTGAGAAGGACGTCCTTGCGTCGCCGGAGCTCGCCCGCCGCTTCTTCGACGACGTCCAGGCGCCGGTCAAGGGCTTCGCGGCGATCGAGGACTGCAGCCACTTCGCGGCGTTCCGGCGGCCGGAGCGGTTCCTGGAACTGCTGCTGACCCACGTACGGCCGCACGTCGCCGGCTAGTCGGCTGTCGGCATCGGAGGGTCAGGAGAGGCAGAACTCGTTGCCCTCGATGTCCTGCATCGTGATGCACGATTCGTTGACGTCATCGGCGCGCTGCGTCAGTACGTGCTTCGCGCCGAGTGCCATCAGCCGTGCGCATTCGGCCTCGAGCGTGGCCAGGCGCTCGTCACCCACGAGGCCTGTGCCGACCCGCACATCAAGGTGCAGCCGGTTCTTGACGACCTTGCCTTCGGGAACCCGCTGGAAGAGCACGCGCGGGCCCACCCCCGAGGGGTCGGTGCACGCGAAGTAGACCTCGTCCTCGGGCGGCAGCGTGAGGTGGTATTCCTCCCACGTGGCGAAGCCGTCCGGGACCGCCGGTACGACGTACCCCAGCACCTCGCACCAGAAGGCGGCGAGGCGCGCAGGTTCCGCGCAGTCGAAGGTCACTTGGAACTGCTTGATCGTTGACATCGGCGCACGATAACAGGGGCCCCGCCCATCTCCGAATCACCCAGGGGGGGAAGGGGCGATTCCGCCGCCGGAGCTGTCAAGCGGAATCTGGTGATGATCATGGCTACGTCGAAATGGTCCAATCCCTACTTGGTCGGTCTTACCCGTCCTACACTTCGAGCCGTCAACGCCAAAAAGAGCCAGGGGGGCGCGAAATGGCGGGTAGTAATTCGACGGTCCAAGTTCGTGTGCAAGAGGGTGTGCTGTGGGTCGACGGTGAGGCATATCCGTTGCACAACATCTCCACGTGGGGCAGCGCGTATTGGAGGTGGACAAGGGGGCGGCCTGGCGCAGGTTCATCGGCCGGGCTTTCCTCTGCCTGGTCATCGGCGGAATCGCGGTGGCCATCTTCGGGAACGTCGCCGGAGTCATCGCGGTCGCCGTCTTCGGGTTGCTGGTCTGGCAGCTCGTGAAGGTGATCAGCAGGCCCCCGGTGTACGGCCTGGTCCTCAACACCTCGGGCATCCAGCGCGAGGCGGTGTGGTCGCTGGACCGCACCGAGATCGAGAACCTGGTCTTCGAGATCACCAAGGCCATCGGCCGGCCCAACGCCGCGCCGGTGACCATCAACATCAAGGAAGCCGTCATGGGCGACCAGATCAAGCAGTACGGCGCCGGCAGCATCGGCCGGGCCGAGCACAGCGGCTCCGGGGACATTCGGGGAGGTGGCCGGTGATGGCCGGCGACAGCTACACGCAGCACGGAGCGGGAAGCATCGGACACGCCACGCACTCGGGTTCCGGAGACATCGTGGCCGGAGGCAAATACGTCGGCGGAAATCCGCCGGAGGCCTCGGCGATCGAAAAGCTTCTCGAAGAAGTCCAGGCGATGAGGCGGCGCCTGGACGAGAGCGATCGGGCGGAAGTCGACGCGGCGGTGGAGGAGCTTCAGGGGAATCCCCCCGAGGGGAGATTCCGGAGAATTCTCGCGACCTTCTCCGGAATTGCCACGCTCGTGGGAGAGGCCGGAGTTCCGGTGATCACGGCGGTCAAGGCCCTGATGGGCTGAGGGGTAAGCGGAAGGTGAAGGGAAGGCGAGGGGGCTACGGGCAGTGGCCCCCCTTGTCTTACGCCGACGCTTCCGTGACCCCGCCGAGGAACGCCGACCAGGCGCTGGGGGTGATCGCGAGCTGGGGGCCGGCGTGGATCTTGGAGTCCCTGATGTGGACGGAGTGCGCGCAGTTGGCGACCCCTACGCACTGGCCGCCTTCGCCGCCGCTGTAGCTTGACTTCCGCCAGTCGAAGGCGACTTCGAGGCACTCGCCGCCCTCGCCGGAGCTGTAAGTGCTCTTGAACCAGGCCAGGTCCGTGGTGTTCATTGCCGTTCTCCCAGCATCTTCTCGATCAGGGCAAGGGACTCGTGGGGCGTGAGTGCCTGTGCCCGGATGATCCCATAGCGCTCGCTGTAGACCCTCACCTGTTCCGGGTCGGTGATGAGGTTGGCGTGGCCGTAACTCTCGGTGTAGGCAACCTCGTTGCGCCCCTTGTGGCGTAGGAGGGTGAAGGCGCTGTCCAGGGCAGGGTGTTCGTCGCGGTCCAGCGGCATCACCTGGAACTGGACAGTGCGCAGGCTGCCCACGCTCAGGAGGCGGCCCAACTGTGCACGGTGGACGTCGTTGCCGCCCGTCGGACGCAGCAGGACGGACTGCTCCAGCACGAAGCTGAAGGTAGGTGCGGGCCACCGTTCCAGGATCACCTGGCGGGCGAGCCGGTCCGCCACGCGTTTCTCGATGGTCTCCTCGTCTAGTACCGGACGGCGGTGTCGGAATAGGGCCCGGGCATAGGCTTCGGTCTGAAGCAGACCGGGAATCGCCTGCACGCCGTAGTAGTGCAGCGCCACCGCCCGCGACTCCGCGTCCGCGAACTTCCGGAACCAATCCGGGTGCCGGGTCCGAGCCCGCTTCAGCGCCTCCGTCACGTCGGGGATCGCCGCCAGCAGGATCCCGCCCGCGCCGAGCTCGCGGTCGACGTTCTTCAGGAAGTCCGGCTGGGGTGTCCGTACGCCCCGTTCGATGGAGGACACCAGGTCCTCTCCCACGTGTACGAGCGCCGCGAGCTCCTTCTGCTGGAGGCCCGCCCGTTCCCGTAGCACCTTGATGATCTTGCCGAGCGCCTTGAAGAGGTACGCGGTGCCGTCGACCTCCACCGGTCGTTCCGGTTCTTCCTCGCGCTCCGACAGGTCGTTCATCTGCTGAACCGCCCTCGCCCGTACTGCCCGTACACGCAACAACCGCCGGTCCTACGGGGTTTCCCCCGGAGCGCCGCCGTTCCCGGAAAGCGTACGGCGGACCGGCCACGCTCGGTGAGGGGACGGCCGCAATGGGTGACATGGCACCGGGCGGCCGGGGAGGGCTCAGGCCGTACCGGCCGGGTGGTACCGGTACTTCGATGCCTTCAGGACGTCCTCCGCGTACTTCAGGAGGGGTTCGCCCTTGGGGTCGTCGCTCATCCGTGCCTTCGCGCAGGCCCGGTCGAGTTCGGCGGCGTACTCGTCGATCAGCTTGTCCTCGGGGTAGTCGGGCCACTGCCCGTTGAACTTGAGGAACAGTGCGGCCACGGCCCACTGGTCCTGCGACTGGTAGGCGACGTGCCAGTCGGTGCAGGTGGCGAAGTAGCCGTCCAGCGGGTTCAGTTTGGAGTACTTCTCGTCGCCCTCGTACGAGAGCGGGCGCGGTCCGGCAGGGTCGGGCATCGAATTCGAGTTGGTGGGGGCCGGGGGGTGGACCCGGTGGCCTCCGCCGTCTTCCCGTTGCCGCAGCCGGTGGCGGCGAGGGCGAGGAGGGTGGCGGAGCAGAAGAGGGCCGGGATACGGCGGAGTTGGGGAGTCATGGCTGCCTTGCAGGGAGAGAGGTCCCGACCGCACGCGGGAGTCGACCCAACTTTATGAAGCCATTACCCCGGATTCCCTGGCGGAGGTCCCGAGATGGAGGGGCCTTCGGCCCTGGTGCGGGCGTACCGGCCGTACAGGTCGTCGCCGCCGGTCCTACGGGGGTTCCGCGTAGCGCCGCCGGTCCTGGAAAGCGTGCGGCGGACCGGCCACGCTCGGTGGCGTGACGATGGAACTGAGTGACATGGCGCCGGCTGAGTTCCGGCAGCGCCTCTCCGCCACCCCGCGCGGGGCCCGGCTCGCCCGGCGGCTGGTCGGGGTGCAGCTCGGCGCCTGGGGGATTCCGTACGGCTGCGGGCTCGCCGAGGACGTGGAGCTGGTGGTGGGGGAGCTGGCCGCGAACGCCGTGCTGCACGGGCGGGTGCCCGGCCGGGACTTCGAGGTGCGGCTCGGCTAAGACGGCCTACGGGTCCGGGTGGAGGTGAGCGACGGCCGGGGGGACCGGCTGCCGCCCGAGGCGGAGGCGGCCGTGGACCCCTGGTCGGCGGAGGGCGGGCGCGGGCTGATGCTCGTACGGGCCCTGGCGCGGGAATGGGGCGTCGCGCCGAGGGACCGGGGCGGGCCGGGGAAGACGGTGTGGGCCTGCCTGTGACCGGGGGGTGCGGCCGGGGCGCGGCTATCGTCGGCGCATGCAGCCAAAGGTGGTCCTCTTCGACCTCGGGGGCGTCGTCTGCCGCTTCCATCCGGAGCGGCGGCTTGCCGCGCTGGGCAGGGCATGCGGGATCACTCCCGAGCGGGTGGAGAGCGGGCTCTACGCATCCGGGCTCATCTCACGGTGGGACCTCGGCCTCGATTCCCCCTCGGAGATGCACCGCACGATCCAGGAAAGGCTGGGGTTCCAAGGAAGCATCCGGGCCCTCCAGGAGATCTGGTGCCGTGCCTTCGAACCGGATCTGAAGGTGCTCACGCTGGTCGACGCGGTGCGTCCGCTCCGCACCGCTCTGCTCACCGACAACGACCCCCTGCTGCTGGAAGCGTTCCCGGACCTGTTCCCCCAGGTCGCTTCCCGTTTCGATGACTTGTTCTTCTCCTGCCGTCTGGGAGCTGTCAAGCCCGAGCCGGTGGTGTTCACCCAGGCCCTCGACACGATGGGCTTCGCACCCGCGGAAGCCGTGTTCATCGATGACAGGGCCGCGAACGTCGCTGCCGCCCGCGGGCTGGGGATCACCGCGATCCACTTCCGCGACCCCGTCGGACTCGGCGCCGCACTGGATGCGCTCCTGCCGCGGTGACCGCCGGCAACCCGTGCCGGGGGGGTATCCCCCGTTCCGATCTTGGGGTGTGCCGGATCGTGCCCCGCAGGGGGCGGAATTAGCGTCCAGTCATGACTTCGACTCTGCGAAAGCGCCTGGCCATGGCACTCGGTGTCGTGACGCTGCTCACCGCCGAGGTGGTCCCCGCCGTCGCCCAGACCGCCGGCTCCTCCCCTGCGGAGCAGTTACGCCGGGACACCGAGGCGATCCACGCCCTCGGTATCAGCGGTGTCCAGGCCCGCGTCATCGTGCCCGACGGCCGGGAGTCGGTCGCCACCAGCGGTACCGCCGACCTGAACACCGGGCGCCCGGTCCCTTCCGGCGGCTACTTCCGCATGGCCAGTACGTCCAAGACGCTGGTCGCCACCGTGGTCCTCCAACTGGAGGCCGAGGGCAGGCTGTCCCTGGGCGACACGGTCGACCACTGGCTGCCCGGAGTGGTGCGGGGCAACGGCAACGACGGCAGCCGAATCACCGTCCGCCACCTGCTCCAGCACACCAGTGGCATCCGCGAGGCCCTGCCCGGATACACCACGCCGGAGGAGTACTACCAGCAGCGCCACACCATCTACGAACCCGAGCAGCTGGTCGACCTCGCCATGGCCCAGAAGCCGGAGGATTTCTTGCCCGGCAAGGGCTGGGCGTACTCCAACACCGGCTACGTCCTGCTCGACATGATCATCCAGAAGGCCACCGGTCACCCCGCACACCAGGAGATCGAGAACCGCATCCTGCGCCCCCTGGGCCTGGACCAGACCCGGTGGATGGGTACCGAGTCCACCCTGCCCCGACCCCATGCCCAGGCTTACCAGCTCTTCGGCCCCGGTTCCCGGGTGGACGTCACCGACCAGATACCGGTGGACCACGAGAACCTTTCGTGGGTCACGACCACCCGGGACGAGAACCGCTTCCTCCGCGCGCTGCTCGACGGCCGCCTCCTGCCGGCACGGCAGCTGGCCAAGATGAAGCGGACCGTCCCCGTGAGCGCGAAGGTCCAACGGCTGTGGCCCGGGGGCCGATACGGGCTCGGGCTGGTCGAACGCCCTTTGACCTGCGGAGGAACCTACTGGGGCCATGAGGGCGGGGACGGCGGCTACATCACCCTCAACGGCGTCACCGAGGGCGGGCGTCGAAGCGCCGTGGTCTCCATGTCCGAGGCCCGAGGCGACAGCATGGAGCACATGCTGGAGCAGGAGAACGCGGCCAGTGCCCTGATCGACCACGCACTGTGCGCCGGGGGCCCCGGTACCCCGTGAACGGAGGTGCCATCGGCCAGGGCCTCGTCGTTCCGCTACTTCAGGTTGTCGGTGATCAGCTTCTTGAACGCGTCCGGGGTGATCGAGTCGATGCCCTGGCCCGAGTTCACGGTGAGCTTCGTGCCGTTGATGGAGACGTCCGGCGTGCCCTGCATGTTCTGGTCGTAGAAGGCCTGGCCGACCTTCTCGACCCACGGCATGTAGGTGAGTTCCTTGACCGCCTTGTTGAAGGCGGGCGTGCGCAGCCCCGGGACCTGGTTCGCGAGGTCTAGCAGGGTGGCCGTGGAGCCGAACTTGTCGTCCGTTTCCTTCTCCGGGTGGTTCTTGTAGAGCACCTGGAGGTACTCCATGAACTTCTCCGGGCTCTCGTTCGCCGCCGCGCCCAGCGCGTTGACCGCCCGCTTGGAGCCCTTGCCGCCGCCCAGCGCCTTGTCCAAGAACGTGGCGAAGTGGTACTCGACGCGGTACGTGCCCGCGTCCGCCTGCTCCTTGATGGTCTTGCCGAGGCCGATCTCGACGCCCGCGCAGTAGGGGCAGCGCGGGTCGAGCCATACGGAGAGGACGTTCTTCGCGTCGGCCTTGCCGTACGGGATCACGATCCCGTCCTTGCCGGTGGTGTTGGCCGGCTGGACGAAGGGCTTGCCGGCCGCCTCGTCGTCGGCGGAGGGCTGCGACACGTAGAGGCCGATGCCGACCGCGAGGGCCAGTACGGCGACCAGCGCGCCGCCGATCAGCACGCGCCCGCGCAGCTTCTCGCGCCGGGCCCGGGCCTCGCGTTCCTCACGCATCCGTTCGCGGGCCTCGCGCCGCTGGTCCTTCTTGCTGGTTGCCATTCAACAAGGATAAAGGTCGTAGAGCGCTCAAGTAGGTGCCATTGGTGCGAATCGGGCGGGGACCTAAGTCCCTGGTCCGCGCCCGGGCGAGGGTTCGTGAAGATGGGGCGAATGGTGGGACACATCTCCGGGGGTGGCGGTGAGTCGCGGGCGAAGAACTGATAGACAGTTAACCTCCACGGCCACTCGGCCGTCCGCGCGAAGAAGTTTCGGGCGCGCGGAGTGGTGTATGGGTTATGTGGGTTATGTACGTTTTGCGGGGCCCGGACCGGCCGCCGCTCTGGGGGGATCGCCGCGCTGTGAAGCCACTTCACCGTCACCTCGTCAACACCTCGCGCAAAGTCGTGTGCACGGCCGCCCTCGCGGCCAGCCTGACCACCGCAGCTGTCGTGACCAACACGCCGATCGCGGGCGCGGGGGAAGCCGAGCCGACCCCCGACAGCCCCCAGGCGACCGATCGCGGTGACGCCCGGCTGGAGCTCCCGGACCTGGTCGCCGACCCGCCGCCGGCGCCCCCCGGCGCCGCCAGTCCCGACGGGGCCACCGCGGGCATACCCGCGACCGCCCTCGACGCCTACAAGCGCGCCGGGATCTCGGTGGCCGCGGCCCTCCCCGGCTGCCACCTGCCCTGGCAACTGCTGGCGGGCATAGGCCGGGTGGAGTCCGTACACGCCTCCGGCTACGGGCTCAAGGCGGACGGGTACACCGAGAAGCCGATCCGCGGACCGCGCCTGGACGGCAACGGCTTCGCCGAGATCAAGGACACCGACAAGGGCGAGTGGGACGCGGACCCGGAGTACGACCGCGCGGTCGGCCCGATGCAGTTCATCCCCTCCACCTGGTCCACCTGGGGCGCCGACGGCAACGCCGACGGCAAGCGCGACCCGAACAACATCTACGACGCGGCGCTGGGCGCAGGCCTCTACCTCTGCGCGGGCCAGCGCAACCTGTCCGACGCGGGCGACCTCGACAAGGCGATCCTCAGCTACAACAGGTCGCGCGAGTACGTGAACACCGTGCTCGGCTACATGCGGCAGTACCAGGCCGGCCAGGGCGCGACCCCGGTCCCGGACCCGCCGGCCGGCAACTACCCGACGCCGAACCCGCCGCACCTGCCGACGCCGACTCCCACGCCGACCCCCACGCCGACTCCCACCCCCACGCCGACGCCGCCGCCCAAGCCGCCGAAGCCGCCGAAGCCCACCCCGACCCTGGACAGGCTGGTCAAGATCGGCACGCGGGAGCTCACGGCCGAGGCCGGGACCGAGTTCCCGCGCACCCCGCTCATCAAGGCGGTGCTGACCGACGGCATGCCGGCCGTCGGTCAGCAGATCGTGATCTCGATCGACGACGACACCACCGGCCGCACCGTCTTCGCGGCCGACGGCAAGGACTTCGCGGTCCTGCAGACCGACGAGAAGGGCCTGGTCCGGGTTCCGAAGCTGAAGGCGGGCCGCAAGGCGGGCGACTTCACCCTGCGCGCCACCGCCTACGCGGCTTCGGTCGAGGTCTCCGTGAAGATCTCGGGCAAGGTCACCCCGGCCGAGCCGGTCCCCGTCCCCGAGGCGGACCAGCTGGTCCGCAGCGACGCGAACGCGGGCAAGCCGCTGACCGCGGTGGCCGGAACCGGGATCAAGGGCGTGCAGTTCCTGGCGACGGCCAAGGACAAGCCGGTCGCCGGGGCCAAGGCCACGGCAGGGCTCGGCTCCAAGGACAAGGACGGGAAGTGGGTCCCGGCGGACCCGGCCAAGGCGGGGGAGACCCCGTACTTCCTGGACAAGGACGGCAACAAGCTGACGGAGCTGGCGCTCCCGGCGACCGGGGCCGACGGCAAGATCGACCTGCCGGAACTGTCCACCACGGGCGTCGCCTCGGGCACGTACACGCTCCGCGTGCGGATCTCGGACCAGGTGGTGCTCTTCCTGGAGATCACCGTCACCGCGGCCGAGCCTCCGGTCACCGACAAGCCGGAGACGCAGCCGCCGGTGACCGAGCAGCGGACCCGCAAGGGCTAGGCCGTCTCTTTCGGATCTTGCCGGGCCCGCGACGCCCGGCACCGCGCCTGGCCGCACTGCCGAGGCGACCACGTACGCCCAGTACGCGAACGCCCCGACAGCACGGCCAGGCACGGCACCAGACGCCGCGGACTCGGCCGACAAGATCCGAAAGAGACGGCCTAGGACGCGAAGGCCTGCCGGAGCACCCCGCCGAACTCGGCGGGGTGCGTGGTCAGGCCGGTGTGCCCGCCGGGGAAGTGCAGCAGTTCCCTGCCGAAGCGCTCGGCGAGGTACGCGGCCGGGCGGTAGGGCAGTTCGCCCCGCGAGTCCCGGCCGCCGGCGAGCACGAGCCGGTCCGAGACCGCCTCCAGCCGCTCCAGGTCGGGGGAGTAGGCCATGAAGCCCGGCACGATGCGCCCGAGGAAGTAGGGCAGATCGCCCATCGTCCGCTCGGCCCGGGCGGCCGCGTGCGGCGGCAATTCGGCAGGGGCAGGGGTAGGGGCTGGGACTGGGGCCGGTCCGGGTGCCGGGGCGTCGCCGTCGCTCCTCAGCCCCGCCGCGAACACGCCCATCGCCGGCATCAGTCCCTCCGCCTCCAGGGTGTCCCGTACCCGTGCGAGGAACGCGCGGTGCGCCGGGGCGTCCGGCAGCACCTCCACCACCGGCGGCTCGTGGGCGACGAGGCGTACGAGGCGTTCGGGCCGGGCGGTCAGCAGGTGCAGGGCCGCGATCGCGCCCGAGCTGGAGCCGAAGACCCGGGCGGGCTCGCCGGGCGACAGCAGGTCCAGCAGCCGCAGCGCGTCCTCGGCGTGCTCGGCCACGCTCTGCCCGGCCTCCGGCTCGTCCAGCGAACTGCGGGACAGCCCGCGCGGATCGTAGGAGGCGACGGTGTACTCGGCCGCCAGCGCGTCGGCGACCCCGTCGAAGGCGGCCGCGCCGCCGGTCCCGCCGGGGATCAGCAGCAGCAGCGGGCCCCGGCCGCGCACCTCGTAGTACAGGGTCGCGCCGGGCACGCGCAGGCCGCCGGTGGTCGGGGCGCTCATGCGAAGTCCCCCTTGCGGTGGGCGGAGCGCTGGCTCAGCAGCTGGTGCAGGGCGTCGAGGGACCAGAGCCAGGAGGCCTCGGGCGTCCGCGCGTGGGCGAAACCGCCCGCGGCCTCCAGGGCCACGAACCCGTGGAACGTGCTGCGCAGCAGCCGGGCGGCGTCGGTCAGATCGGGCTCCGCGAGCCCGTAGCCGCGCAGCATCCCGTACGTCAGCGCGATCGCGCGGCGCGGCCCGGCGGCCTGCGCGGCCAGCTCGGGGTCGATCTTGCCCGGGGCCTGCGTCGCCGCGTAGCGGCCGGGGTACTTGTGGGCGTACTCCCGCCAGGCGTTGGCGAACGCCACGAGCGCGTCCTTCCCGGCGAGCCCCGCCGTAGCCTCGGCGATGAGCAGCGTCTTCTCGTCCGCCGCCAGCAGGGCGATCCGCCCGCGGAGGTCCTCCAGGCTGCGGACGTGCGCGTACAGACTCGCGT contains:
- a CDS encoding HAD family hydrolase; protein product: MQPKVVLFDLGGVVCRFHPERRLAALGRACGITPERVESGLYASGLISRWDLGLDSPSEMHRTIQERLGFQGSIRALQEIWCRAFEPDLKVLTLVDAVRPLRTALLTDNDPLLLEAFPDLFPQVASRFDDLFFSCRLGAVKPEPVVFTQALDTMGFAPAEAVFIDDRAANVAAARGLGITAIHFRDPVGLGAALDALLPR
- a CDS encoding serine hydrolase domain-containing protein gives rise to the protein MTSTLRKRLAMALGVVTLLTAEVVPAVAQTAGSSPAEQLRRDTEAIHALGISGVQARVIVPDGRESVATSGTADLNTGRPVPSGGYFRMASTSKTLVATVVLQLEAEGRLSLGDTVDHWLPGVVRGNGNDGSRITVRHLLQHTSGIREALPGYTTPEEYYQQRHTIYEPEQLVDLAMAQKPEDFLPGKGWAYSNTGYVLLDMIIQKATGHPAHQEIENRILRPLGLDQTRWMGTESTLPRPHAQAYQLFGPGSRVDVTDQIPVDHENLSWVTTTRDENRFLRALLDGRLLPARQLAKMKRTVPVSAKVQRLWPGGRYGLGLVERPLTCGGTYWGHEGGDGGYITLNGVTEGGRRSAVVSMSEARGDSMEHMLEQENAASALIDHALCAGGPGTP
- a CDS encoding thioredoxin domain-containing protein, whose amino-acid sequence is MATSKKDQRREARERMREEREARARREKLRGRVLIGGALVAVLALAVGIGLYVSQPSADDEAAGKPFVQPANTTGKDGIVIPYGKADAKNVLSVWLDPRCPYCAGVEIGLGKTIKEQADAGTYRVEYHFATFLDKALGGGKGSKRAVNALGAAANESPEKFMEYLQVLYKNHPEKETDDKFGSTATLLDLANQVPGLRTPAFNKAVKELTYMPWVEKVGQAFYDQNMQGTPDVSINGTKLTVNSGQGIDSITPDAFKKLITDNLK
- a CDS encoding lytic transglycosylase domain-containing protein, which translates into the protein MKPLHRHLVNTSRKVVCTAALAASLTTAAVVTNTPIAGAGEAEPTPDSPQATDRGDARLELPDLVADPPPAPPGAASPDGATAGIPATALDAYKRAGISVAAALPGCHLPWQLLAGIGRVESVHASGYGLKADGYTEKPIRGPRLDGNGFAEIKDTDKGEWDADPEYDRAVGPMQFIPSTWSTWGADGNADGKRDPNNIYDAALGAGLYLCAGQRNLSDAGDLDKAILSYNRSREYVNTVLGYMRQYQAGQGATPVPDPPAGNYPTPNPPHLPTPTPTPTPTPTPTPTPTPPPKPPKPPKPTPTLDRLVKIGTRELTAEAGTEFPRTPLIKAVLTDGMPAVGQQIVISIDDDTTGRTVFAADGKDFAVLQTDEKGLVRVPKLKAGRKAGDFTLRATAYAASVEVSVKISGKVTPAEPVPVPEADQLVRSDANAGKPLTAVAGTGIKGVQFLATAKDKPVAGAKATAGLGSKDKDGKWVPADPAKAGETPYFLDKDGNKLTELALPATGADGKIDLPELSTTGVASGTYTLRVRISDQVVLFLEITVTAAEPPVTDKPETQPPVTEQRTRKG
- a CDS encoding alpha/beta fold hydrolase, whose amino-acid sequence is MSAPTTGGLRVPGATLYYEVRGRGPLLLLIPGGTGGAAAFDGVADALAAEYTVASYDPRGLSRSSLDEPEAGQSVAEHAEDALRLLDLLSPGEPARVFGSSSGAIAALHLLTARPERLVRLVAHEPPVVEVLPDAPAHRAFLARVRDTLEAEGLMPAMGVFAAGLRSDGDAPAPGPAPVPAPTPAPAELPPHAAARAERTMGDLPYFLGRIVPGFMAYSPDLERLEAVSDRLVLAGGRDSRGELPYRPAAYLAERFGRELLHFPGGHTGLTTHPAEFGGVLRQAFAS